One Ricinus communis isolate WT05 ecotype wild-type chromosome 1, ASM1957865v1, whole genome shotgun sequence DNA window includes the following coding sequences:
- the LOC8275432 gene encoding major pollen allergen Ole e 6, with protein MGKKLVALFVVCIVVAAAMQLSADAAATEEQFRSCFNNCKKECQADGGGGTYCEMKCDTDCLAKEAAAKLGISLG; from the exons atGGGGAAGAAGCTTGTTGCATTGTTTGTCGTGTGTATTGTGGTAGCAGCAGCTATGCAGCTGTCCGCAGATGCTGCTGCTACAGAGGAGCAGTTCAGATCATGCTTCAATAACTGCAAGAAAGAATGCCAAGCTGATGGTGGCGGTGGCACTTATTGTGAGATGAAGTGTGACACCGATTGCTTAGCTAAGGAGGCTGCCG CCAAGTTGGGCATAAGCTTGGGTTGA